Within the Pirellulales bacterium genome, the region CAGGCTTATTTGAAAGAGCAAAGCCAGCTTGCGGCTGAAAAACGGGAACAGCGCGAACGCAAGGCCGCCGAACGCCGCGAACGCAAGGAATCAGAAAAAGAACGCCGCCTGGCGACCGCCAAAGCACGGCAGGCAAGCCTCACCAGTACGGCCGGAGCGTTGGCGCAGCAGAAATAGCAGCAATCATCGCGGGCGTTCCTGATTCGGTGCTAATACGCGGCAGCGTGGCGTCCGGCCTTGGGATCGCCGGCCGCCTCGAAGTCGCCGGCCGGGTTGATGCGAATCACGCAGGGAGCCCACAGGGCGCGCGACGACTGATCGATCTTGTGCCCTAGTTTGGCCAAGGTTGCAACCGTGGCGGGATCGGCATCCGGGTGGATGAGCAGGCTGCCCAAATCGGGCGGCGACTGACCGAACGAGCCCACGTGATGCTTGGTACCAAAACGCACCGCGTTCATCGAGTCGGCCGCCGAGAGGCCAAAGTCAACCTGGTTCAGCACGGCTTGCAGTGCCGCCTGATCCTGGCCATCGCCACCAGCTACACTCACGGCCAGCAGCGGCTTGCCATCCTTGAGCACAAGTGTGGGCGTGAGGGTCACGCGAGGACGCTTGCCGGGTTCGATGCAATTGGGGTGCCCCGTCCATGTATTGAAGCTTTGCAGGCGTGAACCCAACCAGATTCCCGTCTCGCCGGCTTGCACCCCGCTCCAACCGCTGGGAGTAGCGACCACAACGTTACCCCAGCGATCTGCCGTGACGCACGTCGTCGTATCGTGAATTGGCCCGGAGAGCCCTTGCCGTTTCTCTTTCTCCGCCAATAACGCCAGCGGCGTGTGGGGATCGCCAGGGCGCTGCTCCAGGGAGGCGTGGTCACGGTCGATCAAGGGCCGCCGCAAGTCGGCGTAGGGGCGCGAGAGCAGTGCCTCGAGTGGTACATCGACAAAGAGAGGGTCGGCGTAGTACACGTCGCGATCCGCCAGCGCCAGTTTTATGGCTTCGATGGTCAGATGGATTGTCTCTGGACGATTGTGTCCGAGTGCGGCCAGGTCGTAACCCTCTAGCAAACGCAGCGTGGCCAATAGCGCCGGCCCTTGTGTCCAGGAGCCGCACTTGAA harbors:
- a CDS encoding gamma-glutamyltransferase, with product MRRSCYVVRSFFLAIVFLGLSPVWAADPLPGATGTGRQGAVCGGGAEAVAAGIATLKRGGNAADAAAATILALSVTDSAGFCFGGEVPILVYDARRQVVEVLSGQGAAPQLATLEYFNRLGGIPTKGLKAAAVPAAFDACLTLLDRYGTLRLSDVAQPALVLLDHGKAPWHPLLARSMRRLITAESEGGDDRSRGLHLAADYFYRGPLARELANWCEQNDGHIRFADLATHITRVEQPVSVDYRGHQVFKCGSWTQGPALLATLRLLEGYDLAALGHNRPETIHLTIEAIKLALADRDVYYADPLFVDVPLEALLSRPYADLRRPLIDRDHASLEQRPGDPHTPLALLAEKEKRQGLSGPIHDTTTCVTADRWGNVVVATPSGWSGVQAGETGIWLGSRLQSFNTWTGHPNCIEPGKRPRVTLTPTLVLKDGKPLLAVSVAGGDGQDQAALQAVLNQVDFGLSAADSMNAVRFGTKHHVGSFGQSPPDLGSLLIHPDADPATVATLAKLGHKIDQSSRALWAPCVIRINPAGDFEAAGDPKAGRHAAAY